Proteins encoded by one window of Bactrocera oleae isolate idBacOlea1 chromosome 4, idBacOlea1, whole genome shotgun sequence:
- the ppk25 gene encoding sodium channel protein Nach, whose amino-acid sequence MNCATFAKRNITETGIHGLPYLMRTDLHWTERLFWLGIIIAATYYSIFLSSEQLKHFRENPLVFAAELTWDKKNFLYPGITMCSDFRNELMAEEIIREIWQLTSNDTGYDYYSNFLQVLNVLHYDTLETLLPYKNDSTLWGIDYVDVLTKISEKKSIIFAQAITEVGLCRTTSQLNKYTNPSGEIKSVEVSPVQYCLFMSICTIKLFPEYSDEAGVFVYLHNPFDVVAPNYITNVYQTAPQGRVLTVDLEITSFSAEAQVRRIPVEYRKCRYPEESNLKYFETYTTALCCIERRIHRAMELCNCKPHFYAVGADLPICNIDQLLCLQRHNWTKTNCTTCVQLCESMFYVQLQQSVAQPMHGLQVEGEMSQKFERTVNIHLNLPYRGIRRRVVFSYDEVIVSFGGAFGLFLGASFISTYTIIKIFGDFVVLNFLQFCRQQQLRRRILRVRVI is encoded by the exons ATGAATTGCGCGACATTTGCAAAACGGAATATCACCGAAACCGGCATCCACGGTTTGCCCTACTTGATGCGCACAGATCTGCATTGGACGGAGCGACTGTTTTGGTTAGGCATCATCATAGCAGCGACTTATTATTCAATTTTCCTATCTTCGGAACAATTGAAGCATTTTCGTGAAAACCCACTTGTTTTTGCCGCCGAACTGACGTGGGATAAGAAGAACTTCCTCTATCCGGGCATAACAATGTGCAGCGATTTTCGCAATGAGTTGATGGCAGAAGAAATAATAAGGGA AATATGGCAGCTCACATCCAATGACACAGGTTACGACTATTACTCAAATTTTTTGCAAGTCTTAAATGTCCTACACTATGATACCCTGGAGACgctgctgccatacaaaaatgACTCGACGCTTTGGGGCATCGATTACGTGGATGTTTTAACCAAA ATCTCCGAAAAAAAGAGCATCATATTCGCACAAGCAATTACAGAGGTTGGTCTGTGCCGTACAACTTCACAGCTCAATAAGTACACCAATCCCAGCGGagaaat AAAATCCGTCGAGGTTAGCCCCGTGCAATATTGTCTTTTCATGAGCATTTGTACTATCAAGCTGTTTCCAGAATATTCAGATGAAGCAGGAGTATTTGTG TATCTGCATAACCCCTTCGATGTCGTAGCGCCCAATTACATAACCAATGTCTATCAGACTGCGCCACAAGGTCGAGTTTTAACTGTTGATCTGGAGATCACTTCATTCAGTGCCGAAGCCCAGGTGCGCAGAATACCGGTGGAGTACCGCAAATGTCGCTACCCAGAAGAGAGTAATCTCAAGTACTTCGAG ACCTACACGACAGCTTTGTGTTGCATAGAACGGCGCATTCACAGGGCCATGGAACTATGCAATTGCAAGCCACATTTCTATGCCGTAGGAGCCGATCTACCCATTTGTAATATTGATCAACTTTTATGTTTGCAACGGCATAATTGGACGAAGACAAATTGTACCACCTGCGTACAGCTCTGTGAGTCCATGTTTTATGTGCAGCTACAGCAGAGCGTTGCGCAGCCTATGCACGGGCTGCAGGTGGAGGGTGAAATGAGTCAAAAATTTGAACGCACCGTCAACATACATCTCAATTTGCCATATCGAGGCATACGTCGTCGTGTGGTCTTCAGCTACGATGAGGTGATCGTCTCGTTTGGCGGTGCGTTTGGTCTGTTTTTAGGCGCCAGCTTTATCAGCACTTAtacgataataaagattttcgGCGATTTTGTGGTGctcaattttttgcaattttgtcGACAACAACAACTTCGCAGAAGAATATTACGCGTTCGTGTGATATAA